The Candidatus Hydrogenisulfobacillus filiaventi sequence GCTGGGCTTCGCCTTCATGGAGTCGTTCATGCATGGCCTTGAGGTGGAATCCCGGGTGGGGGCGGGTACCACCGTGCACATGCGGCGGGAGGCCATCCTGGCCGGGGAACTGGAAAGCCATGTCCAATAACCACCCCGGCGCCGACCTCGACCCCCCCTCCGAGGCTGAATGGTTCCGCCGTGCCCAGGCCGGGGATCCCGACGCCCGCCGGGTGCTGGTGGAGCGGCACTGGAACCTGGTGTGGCACATCGTGCATCGTTTCCAGGGCCGCGGCTATGAGGCGGAGGACCTGTTCCAAGTGGGAGCCATCGGGCTTCTCAAGGCCATCGACCGCTTTGAGGTGGAGCGGGGCCTGAAATTCTCCACCTATGCCGTGCCCCTGATCATGGGCGAGATCCGCCGTTATCTGCGCGACGACCAGCCCTTGCGGGTGTCGCGGTCGGTGCGCGAACTCGGGGTGCGCATCGAACAGACCCGGCAGCGCCTGAGCCAGGCCTGGGGCCGGGATCCAACCGTGGAGGAGCTGGCAGGGGAGCTGGGCCTGGACCCCACGGCCATTACCGAAGCTATGGAGGCGGTTCAGCCCCCCGCCTCGCTCCATCAGACCCTGGACAGCCCCCATGGCGGGGAGACGCGCCTGCTCGACAACATCCCGGATCCCCGTTCGGAGGCGGAATGGCTTGAGCAGCTGGCGCTGACCCAGGCCTTCCAAGCCCTGGATGCCCGCGACCGGTATATCCTGCAGGCGCGGTTTGCGGAGGGCCGGACCCAGAGCGAGGTGGCAGAGCGCCTGCACATCTCCCAGGTCCAGGTTTCTCGGCTGGAACGCCGGGCTCTGGAGCGCCTGCGCCGGGCTCTGAGCGAGGAGACGACCGGGCGCCGGCCGGCGCCCTGACCGGCGCGGCCCCCGGGCCGCCTCGCGTGAAGGGCGCCAGGGCCGGACATACTAGCGCCGTCGGCAACTAGGCCGACGGCGCTTCACATTCACTGGCCCGAAGGGCAAAGGAGGCACGGCAGGGTGAGCAGTGTAGCCAAGGTGGTGGAAATGGTCGGGCAGTCGTCGGAAAGCTGGCAGGACGCGGTCAACCGCGCGGTGGCCGAACTGCACAAGAGCGTGCCCGACATTACCGGCGTGGAAGTGACCAATTGGACCGCCAACGTGCGCGACGGGCGGGTGGTGGAGTACAAGGTCGACGTGAAGGTAGCCTACGGGGCTGAAGGCGGCCGGTAAGCCTTCAGGCCTTGGGCAACCAGGCGGGATGGAGGGTGGTGTCCCTTGGCGGAGGGAGCGCCGCGGGACCCCGCGGCCCCTTTGCGGGGCCTCACGCGGGAAGAGTACCGGCGGCTCGTGAGCCGGCAGCAGCCGAAGAAACCGCTGGTCCGCAACCTTTGGTGGGCATTCGCGATCGGGGGGACCATCGCGGAGGTCGGACAGGCCATCCTCTGGGGGTTCACCCGGCTGGGCCTGCCCCAGAAGGAGGCCCTTTCGGCCACGGCGGTGGTCCTGGTGGGACTGGGGGCCCTCCTGACCGGTCTGGGATGGTATGACGCCATCACTAAGCTGGGCGGCATGGGCGGCAGCCTGCCCATTACCGGCTTTGCCAATGCCATGGTCGCCCCGGCGATGGAATACCGCCGGGAGGGACTGGTTCTGGGCATCGGGGCCCGCCTGTTCACCATCGCGGGCCCGGTTCTGACCTATACCCTGCTGGCCGGCTTTGTGGTCGGGTTCATCGGCTATTTCCTGGCCGGCTGGCGGTAGCAGGAGGCGGAGGAGCCGTTGCAGAGGGAGCGCGGGATGGAAGCCCTGGGGCCCGGGACCTACCGGCTGTACGGGGTCGGCATCGCGACCACGGCGGCGGTGGTCGGTCCCAAGGAGGGACGGGGGCCTCTGGGCGGCTACTTTGACCGGGTATGGCCGGATGATGAGCACGGGCAGGCCACCTTCGAGGCCGCGGAACTGGCCCTGGCGACCGAGGCCGCCACGGTGGCGGTGGAGCGGGCAGGCCTCGAATGGGAGCAGGTGGAGGCCGTCCTGGGGGGCGACCTGCTGGACCAGCTCATCACGACCAATTTT is a genomic window containing:
- the spoVAC gene encoding mechanosensitive channel; stage V sporulation protein AC (Evidence 2a : Function from experimental evidences in other organisms; PubMedId : 15849754, 16077113, 16850406, 24666282, 26604257, 27105070, 31375487; Product type cp : cell process); translated protein: MAEGAPRDPAAPLRGLTREEYRRLVSRQQPKKPLVRNLWWAFAIGGTIAEVGQAILWGFTRLGLPQKEALSATAVVLVGLGALLTGLGWYDAITKLGGMGGSLPITGFANAMVAPAMEYRREGLVLGIGARLFTIAGPVLTYTLLAGFVVGFIGYFLAGWR
- the sigF gene encoding RNA polymerase sporulation-specific sigma factor (sigma-F) (Evidence 2a : Function from experimental evidences in other organisms; PubMedId : 9891799, 15187183, 15205417, 15819616, 16045607, 22115775, 23169620, 24067622, 26506528; Product type cp : cell process) yields the protein MSNNHPGADLDPPSEAEWFRRAQAGDPDARRVLVERHWNLVWHIVHRFQGRGYEAEDLFQVGAIGLLKAIDRFEVERGLKFSTYAVPLIMGEIRRYLRDDQPLRVSRSVRELGVRIEQTRQRLSQAWGRDPTVEELAGELGLDPTAITEAMEAVQPPASLHQTLDSPHGGETRLLDNIPDPRSEAEWLEQLALTQAFQALDARDRYILQARFAEGRTQSEVAERLHISQVQVSRLERRALERLRRALSEETTGRRPAP
- a CDS encoding putative Dodecin (Evidence 3 : Putative function from multiple computational evidences) — translated: MSSVAKVVEMVGQSSESWQDAVNRAVAELHKSVPDITGVEVTNWTANVRDGRVVEYKVDVKVAYGAEGGR